A single region of the Brassica rapa cultivar Chiifu-401-42 chromosome A03, CAAS_Brap_v3.01, whole genome shotgun sequence genome encodes:
- the LOC103857004 gene encoding stigma-specific STIG1-like protein 2 has product MAQLMKLLVTIALTFAITTAIITTRTTRTNPKTETFAVKDLRSPGTVKIKPGRFLAQKDEGGQGPKARNPSATNRCNKDSEICRSTEANPRMACCNNKCMDLLTDKKNCGACNKKCKYTETCCGGQCANLNYNKRHCGECYHRCLPGGYCIYGLCNYA; this is encoded by the coding sequence ATGGCACAACTCATGAAGCTACTCGTGACAATTGCACTAACATTCGCAATTACAACCGCCATCATCACCACAAGAACTACCAGAACCAACCCGAAGACCGAAACATTTGCTGTCAAAGACCTTAGATCCCCAGGAACGGTTAAGATCAAACCGGGTAGGTTCTTGGCCCAAAAAGACGAAGGGGGTCAAGGACCTAAAGCCCGTAACCCAAGTGCAACTAACCGTTGCAACAAAGATTCAGAGATCTGCCGCAGCACCGAAGCAAACCCTAGAATGGCTTGTTGCAACAACAAGTGTATGGATTTATTAACCGACAAGAAAAACTGTGGTGCGTGTAATAAAAAATGCAAGTACACGGAAACATGTTGTGGCGGTCAGTGCGCTAACTTGAATTACAATAAACGCCATTGCGGTGAGTGTTACCATCGTTGTCTACCAGGCGGGTACTGTATCTACGGTCTTTGTAACTACGCGTGA
- the LOC103857003 gene encoding putative F-box protein At5g55150, with protein MAVFSSSSWSDLLPELIEGVFHSLNDARDILSCATVCSSWRYSSSAVYSRKFVPFLFVSHPSSVVEEAQCSDGFRIISPENMVFSGNDQRWICGSTGGYLLTVNVSFPFEVNLQNPLTNTAIPLPQLASFEDVQRLLQFQDIIQHSGTLTLIKNFVKKAVSSTSLLDPDWIVLIIYDTDGGKLAFCRRGDKQWTGLESEHVDDIVFCSGVFFAMDRVGRIYQCELSPNNPKAIPLCSASPFRYDPCKKYFAESDNGNLWVVLQKLDVSDDYDFTTYFEIYEFNPETEEWTMVRSLRGRALFLSPQGRCVAVSADETGSGGFIKDNSVYFIDESLSVFEWESKQIMKLYQSRFCNSMFWVTPVDVLQ; from the coding sequence atggcTGTATTTTCATCTTCGTCCTGGTCAGACCTACTCCCGGAGCTTATAGAAGGTGTATTCCACAGCCTAAACGATGCTAGAGACATCCTTAGTTGTGCCACCGTCTGTTCTTCTTGGAGATATTCATCTTCGGCCGTGTACAGTCGCAAGTTTGTTCCATTTCTCTTCGTTTCCCATCCCTCCTCTGTCGTTGAAGAAGCTCAATGCTCTGACGGATTTAGAATCATATCTCCGGAAAATATGGTTTTCTCCGGTAATGATCAGAGATGGATTTGTGGAAGCACAGGAGGGTATCTATTAACTGTCAATGTTTCTTTCCCGTTTGAGGTAAACTTACAAAACCCGTTAACCAACACGGCTATTCCTCTGCCACAATTGGCGTCTTTCGAGGACGTGCAGCGGTTGCTTCAGTTCCAAGACATCATTCAGCATTCTGGAACCCTAACCCTAATTAAGAACTTTGTAAAGAAAGCAGTCTCTTCGACAAGTTTATTAGACCCTGATTGGATTGTGCTCATAATCTACGACACCGATGGAGGAAAACTAGCCTTCTGCAGACGAGGAGATAAACAATGGACGGGTTTAGAGTCTGAACACGTTGATGACATTGTGTTCTGCAGTGGCGTCTTCTTTGCTATGGACAGAGTTGGAAGGATATATCAGTGCGAGCTTAGCCCTAACAATCCAAAAGCTATTCCTCTATGCAGCGCCTCGCCGTTTCGGTATGATCCTTGCAAGAAATACTTTGCAGAGTCGGATAATGGCAACCTGTGGGTGGTTCTACAGAAGCTAGACGTTAGTGATGATTATGACTTCACAACGTATTTTGAGATTTATGAATTTAATCCAGAGACGGAAGAATGGACTATGGTGAGAAGCTTGAGAGGAAGGGCTTTGTTCTTGAGCCCTCAAGGTAGATGTGTAGCGGTTTCAGCAGATGAAACAGGATCTGGAGGGTTCATCAAAGATAACTCTGTTTACTTCATCGATGAAAGTCTGAGCGTTTTTGAATGGGAGAGTAAGCAAATCATGAAGCTTTACCAGTCAAGGTTTTGTAATAGTATGTTTTGGGTCACACCtgtggatgttcttcaataG
- the LOC103857005 gene encoding stigma-specific STIG1-like protein 2 yields the protein MAQFMKLLVTIALTFAITTAIITTTTTRTNPRTETFALKDPLKDLTPPGANKIRPSRFLAQRYDEGQRPKARNSNAAGRCNKDSEICSSTAANSTMTCCNKKCIDLSTDRQNCGACKKICKYGEICCGGQCVSWRYDPRHCGKCNNRCKPFASCYAGLCEYA from the coding sequence ATGGCACAATTCATGAAGCTACTCGTGACAATTGCATTAACATTCGCAATTACAACCGCCATCATCACCACAACAACTACCAGAACAAACCCCAGAACGGAAACATTTGCTCTCAAAGACCCTCTCAAGGACCTTACACCCCCAGGAGCGAATAAGATCAGACCGAGTAGGTTCTTGGCCCAAAGATATGACGAGGGTCAAAGACCTAAAGCCCGTAACTCAAATGCAGCTGGCCGTTGCAACAAAGATTCAGAGATCTGCAGTAGCACCGCAGCAAACTCTACAATGACTTGTTGCAACAAAAAGTGTATAGATTTATCAACAGACAGACAAAACTGCGGTGCGTGTAAGAAGATATGCAAGTACGGGGAAATATGCTGTGGCGGTCAGTGCGTTAGCTGGAGATACGATCCTCGCCATTGCGGTAAGTGTAACAATCGTTGCAAACCATTCGCGTCATGCTACGCCGGTCTTTGTGAGTACGCGTGA